AAACGTCGAGACTCGCTTATAGTCGGAAGGTTCGAATGGCGATAAGTATATCGAGCGCGATCAGGCTGAGTGCCGCCAGCAGAAAATAATAATACTTATTAGTCGCTACGGACAGCCGACGCTGATCGCTGGTGCCTCCTTTTAGCGACTGTAAAATACCCGCTAGTTCATTGATATAACGCCCATTAGCATCGGCTTCGATGTATTGCCCACGGCTATCGCGAGCCAGTTCCTGCAAATAGAGCCGATTGAGTCGACTCCGAACAATCTGATTATTATCATCCCGAATAAAATCGCGTCCCTGCCGAATCGATGCCCCAGCTTCACTCCCTATACCGACTGTTATAATAGGCATTCCCTGCATACGTAACCGAATCAGCGTATTGCGTTCGCAGGGGCTGGCGTTTTCCCCATCACTAAACAGAACCATCGCCTTAACACTTCGACGGGTAGACGGATCGGTAGATAGTTTCTGATAGGCCAGTTCAACAGCACTACACAGGTCAGTACCACCCGTTGGGTCGATACTGGTGTGTACTTCACGAATAAATTGCTTGAGCGCATCCTGATCGGCCGTTAGGGGGGCCAATACAAAAGGGGATGACGAAGCCATAATTAGCCCGAACCGATTGGCAGGAAGGGTGTCGCAAAGTTGCTGGATGTCGTACTTCACCCGTTCCAGACGCGTGGGCACAACATCGTTGGCATCCATAGACCGGGAAATATCAACGATCAGGAATGTATCGTGACCCGTTGTGGCAAAGTCGACAACGGCTTCACCAAACGACGGGCCCAGTAGGGCAATGATGAGTAAAGTGAGGTAACTGCCTCTCAGAAAAAACTTAGGAACGGCACCCCAGGCCGACGTATTTAATTGATGAGCCAGCCGAAAGGTACGCCATACATAAAGTGTATAGAGCCCTATAAACAGGCAAATGAAAAAAAAATCGGTACGCGTAAGGGGATATAACCAATTCATGAAATCAAGTATCTGGCTGATGCTGACTAAGTTGAAGCTTGGTACACTCCGCAGCAGATTGGGGCGAAATTAGTGATTATAAAAAGATTTTAAATTTCCTCTTGACGAAAACATTTAATACCTCTATCTTTGTGTCCCAATCGTTCAGGAAAGAACAGATTGGCTACGGAGAGATGCCTGAGAGGCCGAAAGGAACAGTTTGCTAAACTGTCGTACTGGTAACGGTACCGAGGGTTCGAATCCCTCTCTCTCCGCAGGAGATAAAGTGATACAGTTCCCAACCGAAAGTAAATAAGTTAATGTTATTTCGGCTGTCGCATTTTATAATACAACATTCGGGGTGTAGCGTAGCCCGGTATCGCGCCTGCTTTGGGAGCAGGAGGTCGTAGGTTCGAATCCTGCCACCCCGACCACTCAAAAACCGTCAAGTCTGCATGATTTGGCGGTTTTTCTTTTTATGCCCTGCATATTGGCCGTTTTTTGGGATCAAGGTCAAAAGGGGGCGCTTCGGGATCGGTTGATTCGTATGTTCATGGTCTCCGTCAAATCGGTAACGGTCCCGTCTACAATAAGGACATTGACATGCGTCGCTAAAGTCTGATCGATTAGATCGACGCAGCCTAAGGGCATAATGAGCGTGCACAGACGCAGAATAAAGGTTATTAATCGCCTGAATGAGTGCGTTATTATCTCGAAAGAACTAGCCTTTTTTCTCACCTTTGAGCAGCCTGTAGCTGGACAGCAATATACATTCTTCGGGCAATATGCGATTGCTCAAACTGATTAGTAGAAGCGGAAATCCGTTTGTTTTACTGGCAGCGTAATGAACTTTATAATGGGATAATAGGTGTTATTTCCCAAGACTCGCCACCAGTAGGTTATTTTGCAGAAATACAGTAAAGGACAAGAAGACATTGCTTTTTGCTTGCGATCAACAGACTCTTTGTACAGTCTCGTATGCGGCAATTGCTTGTTTCTCTGGCCCTGATTGGCTTGTTCAGTTCATTTCGTCACCCAGAAATGAGTTGGGTGGCTATTGGCGATTCGATTACGTATCTTAATGAGCATCTGAATGAAACCGGAAATCGGATAACCAAAGGCTATATGACCAGGGTGGTCGAGCAGTTACCCTATATTCATTACACCAATCAGGGGCATAATGGGTGGACGGCGGTGCGAATCGCGCAGCAAATAGAAACCCTAGGCCTGACGAAAGCGGATCTGTATTCGGTATTTCTGGGTACCAACGATTGGTGGGGTGGTAAGCCATTAGGACGGCTCGCTGATTATCAGAATAATACAGGGACGAACACCGTTTATGGCTCGTTCCGGGTGATTATGAATAAGTTGAAAAGCCTGAATCCGAAAGCGCCGATTATACTGATCACACCGATGCAACGGGTCGATTTTGTGTATCTGGCTAATTTCAAGAATAATGCATACGGGTCATATAAGGCCAAAAATGGGCAGCTTCTTGAATCATTTGCGTTGGCTATTGATTCGATAGCCCGTTATGAACAGTTACCAATTGTAGACTTATACCATCTGAAAGGGCTGGATTTAAAACGGTTGGTAAAATACAAACGATTGAAGAATCCGCAGACGGGAGCTTATATGAACTACAAATATCCGGCGTTTATCGATGTACCGTTCAATCCTGAAACCGACGAATATCCATATCCTGTTGAGGCCATCAATAAAACGTATGATGGGCTTCATCCTTCCGATAAAGGATATGCGTTAATTAGCCGCCAGTTGGTCAAAGTAATCAAAAAAGTAGTTGATTAGTCAGTCAGCGATAGCTTCGATAGGCTTCCTGCTTGTAGGCAGATAAACGCCCTCGGGCGGCAACGGTTGCCTGGTTCAATGATTTAAACAGGTAGTTTCTGGCGAGTTGAAGATTCTTGAGCTTTTCCGCTTCTTCCATGATCTGCGTTGTCTGTCGATTGAACTCATGGGCCTGATGGCGAAGGTTATTTAGACAGACCGTTTCATGGAGCGGACTAAAATTTACCACTGAGAGAAGGTCAATAAACCAGCTATAGTACTGACCCAGCAATGCGTATGAATCTTCATACAGGCGAATTTCCTTGTAAAAGAAGGGTTTACGGCTATTAATCGGAAAGCCAGGAAGAGTGAACCGTTGAATTTTCTGATGCAGGTTTTTTAATAGTGAGGTGGCGACGCTATCGCTGGTCGATTGATGACAGAGATCGGCCCAAACAGTATCAATTACCTGTCGTATGCCGGGGGTCGAACCATTCGCTACCTCTTTACGGGCTTCTGTAAGGGTTTGGTACTCGTGAAGTTGTTCGTTGAATTGCTGATTGATCTGGTCAATCCGGTTGATGATCGACTCCAGAATTAATTCTTCGGGGAAAGCTTCCTGTTTGGCTCGTTGCCGCCACTTCGCCATCACTTGGCCCAGCTCGAAAGCCTGGGTCAGTTTTTTGGCCAGCGTGCCTTCGTAAGGTGTCATGAATCGTCTCGCTCTGAATACATACGTTTACACCACCACTCGAAACTGATTTCCGGCAGTTGGTATGAAAAACATTTTGTTATCCGCTAAACCCCGCTCATAATACGTTCCTAATATTCACAATAGAGGATAAGTGTCAGAATATTAGATAGTTAACTTAATAACGTGAGTTTGCTGGTTAATCGGTGGAACAAATAAACAAAAACCACTCT
This window of the Spirosoma aerolatum genome carries:
- a CDS encoding vWA domain-containing protein, with translation MNWLYPLTRTDFFFICLFIGLYTLYVWRTFRLAHQLNTSAWGAVPKFFLRGSYLTLLIIALLGPSFGEAVVDFATTGHDTFLIVDISRSMDANDVVPTRLERVKYDIQQLCDTLPANRFGLIMASSSPFVLAPLTADQDALKQFIREVHTSIDPTGGTDLCSAVELAYQKLSTDPSTRRSVKAMVLFSDGENASPCERNTLIRLRMQGMPIITVGIGSEAGASIRQGRDFIRDDNNQIVRSRLNRLYLQELARDSRGQYIEADANGRYINELAGILQSLKGGTSDQRRLSVATNKYYYFLLAALSLIALDILIAIRTFRL
- a CDS encoding SGNH/GDSL hydrolase family protein; its protein translation is MRQLLVSLALIGLFSSFRHPEMSWVAIGDSITYLNEHLNETGNRITKGYMTRVVEQLPYIHYTNQGHNGWTAVRIAQQIETLGLTKADLYSVFLGTNDWWGGKPLGRLADYQNNTGTNTVYGSFRVIMNKLKSLNPKAPIILITPMQRVDFVYLANFKNNAYGSYKAKNGQLLESFALAIDSIARYEQLPIVDLYHLKGLDLKRLVKYKRLKNPQTGAYMNYKYPAFIDVPFNPETDEYPYPVEAINKTYDGLHPSDKGYALISRQLVKVIKKVVD